AAGTTTAAATACTGGAGTTTGTTGAGATTACCGATGGCTTCTACCTTCTGTCTGATATTCCTGTCGTTGTCGAAAATGTTGCAGCAATGTGATAAATTTAGATATCGGAGATTGGTAAGGCCTCCCAAGGCTTCTGGTATACCCTTAACCTGACGACAATGTGACAAATCAAGATGCATCAAACTTTTCAGATTCTCAAATGATGTTGGCAGTTCTTCTAATTTCTCAAAACCTGACAAGTCTAAATACTTGAGATTAATGAAGCTGCTCAAAGCTTCAGGCAGCCTTTTGATACCAGACGACTGGGATGACATAATTAAGTACTCGAGTTTGGTGAGGGTGCTCAAAACCTCTAGTTCAAACCTCCCTTCAATGTATGAGCAGCTTGATAAGTTCAAATATACCATTTCTGAAAGCTTACCCAATGCCCCAGGTAGGTCTCCAATATTTTGGCAGTATGATAAGTTCAAATACTTAAGATTGGTGAGACTCTCCAAGAATTCTGATAGTCCTTTAAGACGAGAGCAACTTGACAAATCCAGatgaactattttttttagattgccAAATGACCGTGgtagtttttttattcttgaACAACCTGACAAATCAAGGTACATCAGACCATCCATTCCTCCAATAGACTCTGGTAGTGTCAAGATTGCTGAAGATCCACGAAGACTGAGGTAGATTAGTTTCGAGAGATTGGTGATATAACGGGGAATATTTTCTTGTTGAACTCCTGGAGCATTAAGATATCTCAACTGCTTCAAGTGACCAATGGATTTTGGCAACTTTCTTATACAGCACTTGCTTAAATCCAAAACACGCAGGTACTTAGCAGAAGAAAATACATAATTGTAAAGCCTGGTTTTGCCACAGACCAGAAAGCACAGGTACTTAGCAGATGAAGATGAAGCATCACCGCGCACATTTTCTCCACTTTCCAGAAAACGCAACGCCCTTATCTTCATAGGAGAATGCGTGAATGACTTCAGTGGCTTAAAATCATTATTAAGCAATGCAAAATGGTATCTGCATCTCCCAGTGCTGCCTTGTTTGCTAGCATCAAAAATTTCATCGCCCATGACATATCTTGCTAAATCATGCACCAGGTCATGCATGGTCAACAATGTGACATCCTCATGATGCACAGGAAGAGTCTGCAGAAAAAGAACTTACAGCATCAGATTTACATATTCtagttttccttttgttttgggGAAATATTCCAGTTGTTTTATGTGTCAATTTATTTGCTGAACAAACTACACAATTATGAAGGAGGattctaattaatccatcatggGGATGTGCCCTTACATgcttttatttatcaaaattcaGTACAATGCAAACAGTTAAGGATAATTCTGAGAACATTTAACAACATGCAGTATAGTGATATCAATCACTGCATGCAACCAAAGTCAAGTTAAGTCAAGTTTAAACTCAGCATACGTATTGAAACAAAGGACGAGTATGGATGTCAGCAGTGCAGTTACTTTTGGTTGGAGAAATTGCTATATAGTGTTTGAATTTCCCTACTGTAGGTCGAAGAAAATAATGAAAACTCTGTAAATGTATAGGTAAGCAGTTACTCACCGAAGGTGACTTTGCATATTGAAGGAAGGACATCCCCACAAGATGACTAATACAATTCTCACCATTCTCCCAATCAGAGAAGATGCCTAGTGGCTGGACAAAACCAAGCGATATCCATTGATAAATCAGATCATCTTTGACTATCTCGTGACCTTTTGTAAATGTTGCACAATAGGCAAAGCATAATTTCAAATATGGAGGCATGCTGTTGTAGCTTAACATCAAGGATGAAATCACCTTGTGATGCTCGTTCAATCTATCATCCGAACTGAATTCATTCCAGATATTGCTGTCTCTCACTGACTCCCATTTATGTATCGCTATGGATCGCAACATGTGCCCTAGTGCTTCAGCTGCTAATGCCACACCTCCACATTTAAATGCAATCTCCCTTCCTACCCACTCCAATCGATCTTTGTCAGGCCTAGCTTCGAAATTAACCTTTTGTTTTATTATAGTCCAACACATGTCATCAGTCAAGGGAGGAAGCTCGTAAGGTTTAATGGTACAAAACTTATCTGCAATTTCTCTGTCACGTGTGGTTACTATGGCAATCACCTCAGTTGTATCGTTGCCAATATGTTTTAGCATATTCCTCAGCTCTTTTAATTCAGAATCATCATTCTCCCACAGGTCGTCTAAAACAATCAGAATTTTTTGGTCACAGAGTTGATCTCTAAGGAAAGTATGTATCATTTGCTTTGTAGTCAATTGACTCTCCTTTTTCGTTACTTCTGATATTATAGAATTGCCAATTTTTTTCAAGTCAAAAGTCTGGGATACATAGACCCATACCTGGGAGTAGTCTTTGAATTGGGCATTCCTGAAAACCATTCTTGCTAAGGTCGTCTTGCCTATGCCTCCCATGCCATATATAGGGAGTATTGTGGTCTTGTTCTTGTTGCTCTGGGATATACAAGACAATATAAAACCCATTTCTTCGTTCCTCCCTACGATGAATTGTTCGTCCTGATTGGATgatgtttcccgtttgtctggAACTTGCTGCTCACTGGAGCAAGACCCTTGCTTGAAACTGAAATTGTGATGTTGTTCTGTAATAGTTTTTAGTTTAAgtctcatcttcttcatcttgtGAGCCATGTTAATCTTTGTAGTTTTGGCAACACGGAAGATTTTAATAAACGGCTGAAAAAAATCCATTAAGATATTAATACATATAAAAAAGTAAGGGTAACGATAAGCTAATATCTCAAATGTACAGATCAGAGGATTGCTTCTtctgaaaaaattaaaaaaaaaactaaatcaaGGACTCTGTTGGAAGATATGCAGACAGATGACCCGGgaaggagaaaaagagagagagagagagagagagagaagaaagaccAAAACACAGTCGATTTCACAGATCTAATATGTATACCTTTCGTGCAGCCTGTCTAGAAGTTGTAGTCTCAAACTCATCAACCATGTCGGAGATGTCATCGGAGGCGTCCTTGAGCCGCATCAACCACAGACGCACCTCTTTCTCTTTAATGGACCGCTTCTCTGCGTCGTCCAGCACCGCTTCAATGGATTCCAGCATGTCCTTCAATTCCTCCAGATCCCTCTTGAAGTTCCAGTGCAGTTTGACCTCACCTCCTATGGCAGAACCCAACTTTCCCATCGTCTCCTTGATAACAGCAGAGGCAAGCATACCTCCGACAGCAGCCATGGCTGCTCCTGCTCGTGGCTCTCGATCTCGCTGATTATCCGGGCCTCAGACTATCTAGTTGGAGTCTGGACGCAACCAGCAGGATTTGCAGAGAAGATAGAGCCGCACTCACAAGTCACAATGTGTGGACACTCGTCTTTATAAACCTAAACACCACATTCTATCCCTGTAAACACCGCTAAAAAAACTGAAccgatatattttaaaattaataaaatcaTTACAGACGTATCACTAATGATGAGTATGTTGTTTATCactaaaaagaataaataacaGTAAATACAAGCATCCAATACCAATACCAAGTTACAAACTTCAGTATGAGAAATCTAATCAGTTGAGCTATATAGAATCGACTTAAAATTAGTCTAACTTCCAAGTTTCAACGAGAGGCAGTACTTCCTCGTAatcacttttatatatattaatttagcaTATTTTGGTCCtataaaattgatttgttttaaatcATATACCACCGAACCCCAATCATATTACTTGCATGCATCGAGAtgatcgatttttttttgtctttgtgtTAGGAGTCGTTGagtcatatatttttattagaatGGTGGAAGTACTATCAATAACCGGTCACTTGGCTTGAAAAAAATTTCTCTGGTCACATCaaatatacagacacacatttgaaatattaaacgtagactaataacaaaaacaaattacataatccgcatgtaaactgcgagatgaatttattatgtctaattaatccgtcattagcaaatgtttactgagCACCACATTATTagatcatggcgcaattagacttaaaagattcgtctcgcaatttacacgcaaactgtttaattattttttttattaatatttaatactttacgttcgatgtgacggacAACCAAATTTGCTGGTGGATCTAAAGCAACCGATGGAGAGAGCCCAGTCAGTCAACTCCTGCTCTGGACCACGTGACGGGGCAACCAAATTTGCTGGTGGATCTAAAGCAACCCATGGAGAGAGCCCAGTCAGTCAACTGCGCTGGACCACGTTCTTGACAGCGTACCTACTCCCTACGTGGACATCATTGACTCCCCACACCGTTAACATcttgttttgtaaaaaaaaattttactcCATTGGAgttaaattacttttcgttcTACATGAATATAAGCAGTTAAATTGTTTTCTTGGACCATTAATTTTTAGTAGTCTACAAAGTTTAATACTaaaagatctatttttttaatcaattaGGAAGGAAGCCCGCATAAATAcgcgggcaatttatttattgcCTATAAAAAGAATACTAAAAGAAACCATATCTCGCCAAATTCACTGTAAGAAATAGACCATTGA
The nucleotide sequence above comes from Oryza glaberrima chromosome 11, OglaRS2, whole genome shotgun sequence. Encoded proteins:
- the LOC127754325 gene encoding disease resistance protein RGA2-like, yielding MAAVGGMLASAVIKETMGKLGSAIGGEVKLHWNFKRDLEELKDMLESIEAVLDDAEKRSIKEKEVRLWLMRLKDASDDISDMVDEFETTTSRQAARKPFIKIFRVAKTTKINMAHKMKKMRLKLKTITEQHHNFSFKQGSCSSEQQVPDKRETSSNQDEQFIVGRNEEMGFILSCISQSNKNKTTILPIYGMGGIGKTTLARMVFRNAQFKDYSQVWVYVSQTFDLKKIGNSIISEVTKKESQLTTKQMIHTFLRDQLCDQKILIVLDDLWENDDSELKELRNMLKHIGNDTTEVIAIVTTRDREIADKFCTIKPYELPPLTDDMCWTIIKQKVNFEARPDKDRLEWVGREIAFKCGGVALAAEALGHMLRSIAIHKWESVRDSNIWNEFSSDDRLNEHHKVISSLMLSYNSMPPYLKLCFAYCATFTKGHEIVKDDLIYQWISLGFVQPLGIFSDWENGENCISHLVGMSFLQYAKSPSTLPVHHEDVTLLTMHDLVHDLARYVMGDEIFDASKQGSTGRCRYHFALLNNDFKPLKSFTHSPMKIRALRFLESGENVRGDASSSSAKYLCFLVCGKTRLYNYVFSSAKYLRVLDLSKCCIRKLPKSIGHLKQLRYLNAPGVQQENIPRYITNLSKLIYLSLRGSSAILTLPESIGGMDGLMYLDLSGCSRIKKLPRSFGNLKKIVHLDLSSCSRLKGLSEFLESLTNLKYLNLSYCQNIGDLPGALGKLSEMVYLNLSSCSYIEGRFELEVLSTLTKLEYLIMSSQSSGIKRLPEALSSFINLKYLDLSGFEKLEELPTSFENLKSLMHLDLSHCRQVKGIPEALGGLTNLRYLNLSHCCNIFDNDRNIRQKVEAIGNLNKLQYLNLASLRDENVRDSTYIDFFECINTLANLEHLDLSNNRNLYKVPDCFGKLRKLYTLNLTGCRNLRTIPASIGQNDSLKFVHTNACPYLGSSTLCLLNKSSTSLPHVVVQANDYGSSSNVALLQDVNTPKLKICCLENVKSIKEVQIFKLMEKQRIIHLKLKWNEDAERFMEDREVLGKLVPPTTVKEFKIVGYNCAKFPAWLTGIDLHLPNLVCITIASLPKCINLPPLGKLPNLKELTLIGMKSITRIDGHLCGGPRSFSRLECFSVYDMESLEVWNTTYSYGRDVSRFMFPNLRKLCVSTCPKLRLTPCLPTAEEWEIKDSDGVISSWEVTVPDTGVSCSSPPVTTLKVISCKVPLHDWSLLHHLLPLKGLSIENCNDLTIPVEVMTAPSSLRLMTLESNDQAQISDCQLIMPLKALEVGGFKLQESKEYIKHLTSLQSLCLHRCESMMELPRWVGDLNSLQEFRILDCPNLSDLEESMGRLTSLRKLDIRFCKSIKSLPEGIQKLTNLEYLEIRFCPELKRWCELGDNRRKLSHVKEKFIW